The following coding sequences are from one Anabas testudineus chromosome 16, fAnaTes1.2, whole genome shotgun sequence window:
- the pou3f2b gene encoding POU domain, class 3, transcription factor 2 → MSGGGGVESRCASASTWQSAWEPPVGRSGSVKCEVPLIRATSPAPRVMATAASNHYNILTSSASIVHSEPGSMQQATAYRDAQSLLQSEYPLQSNSHTLSHAHQWITALSHGEGAPWSSSPLGAEQDIKPAVQGTRDEMHNSSSNLQHQSRPPHLVHQTHGNHHDARAWRTTTAAHIPSMATTNGQSLIYSQPGFSVNGLIPGSGQGMHHHNLRDSHDDHHSPHLSEHGHPPSQHQHQHRPQSHHDHSDEDTPTSDDLEQFAKQFKQRRIKLGFTQADVGLALGTLYGNVFSQTTICRFEALQLSFKNMCKLKPLLNKWLEEADSTSGSPTSLDKIAAQGRKRKKRTSIEVSVKGALESHFLKCPKPAASEIITLADSLHLEKEVVRVWFCNRRQKEKRMTPPGGALPGSEDVYGDTPPHHGVQTPVQ, encoded by the coding sequence ATGAGCGGCGGGGGCGGGGTGGAGTCCAGGTGCGCCTCGGCGTCCACTTGGCAGAGCGCCTGGGAGCCGCCTGTGGGCAGGAGTGGATCTGTCAAATGCGAGGTTCCTTTAATAAGAGCGACCAGTCCGGCTCCGAGAGTCATGGCGACCGCAGCGTCTAACCACTACAACATCCTAACCTCCAGCGCATCCATCGTGCACTCGGAGCCTGGCAGCATGCAGCAAGCCACGGCGTACCGGGACGCGCAGAGCCTGTTGCAGAGCGAGTACCCGCTGCAGAGCAACAGCCACACGCTCAGCCACGCACACCAGTGGATCACGGCGCTGTCCCACGGAGAGGGAGCCCCGTGGTCCTCCAGCCCGCTTGGCGCAGAGCAGGACATCAAACCCGCTGTGCAGGGCACGCGGGATGAGATGCACAACTCCAGCAGCAACCTACAGCACCAGTCGCGACCGCCCCACTTGGTGCACCAGACGCACGGGAACCACCACGACGCCCGGGCGTGGAGAACCACCACCGCGGCGCACATACCAAGCATGGCGACGACAAACGGCCAGAGTCTTATTTACTCCCAGCCGGGCTTCAGCGTGAACGGGCTGATACCGGGCAGCGGGCAGGGAATGCACCACCACAACCTAAGAGACAGTCATGACGACCACCACAGCCCGCACCTCAGCGAACACGGACACCCACCGTCCCAGCATCAGCACCAGCACCGGCCGCAGAGCCACCACGACCACTCGGACGAGGATACGCCGACCTCGGATGACTTGGAACAGTTTGCCAAGCAGTTCAAACAGCGGAGGATCAAGCTGGGCTTCACGCAGGCGGACGTGGGACTCGCCTTGGGGACCCTGTACGGAAATGTGTTTTCCCAAACCACAATATGCAGGTTTGAGGCCCTGCAGCTCAGCTTCAAAAACATGTGCAAGCTGAAGCCTCTGTTGAACAAGTGGCTGGAGGAGGCGGACTCTACCTCGGGCAGCCCGACCAGCCTGGACAAAATCGCGGCGCaggggaggaaaaggaaaaaacgGACTTCAATAGAGGTAAGCGTAAAGGGAGCTTTGGAGAGCCATTTTTTGAAGTGCCCTAAACCTGCAGCGTCGGAAATAATAACCCTGGCGGACAGTCTGCACCTGGAGAAAGAAGTAGTGAGGGTTTGGTTTTGTAacaggagacagaaggagaaacgCATGACCCCTCCCGGAGGAGCTCTGCCAGGGAGCGAGGATGTGTACGGGGACACGCCGCCGCACCACGGAGTCCAGACCCCGGTCCAATGA